tgctaacctctcaccattaccaataacagaggctacaacaaaacatgctaacctctcaccattaccaataacagaggctacaacaaaacatgctaacctctcaccattaccaataacagaggctacaacaaaacatgctaacctctcaccattaccaataacagaggctacaacaaaacatactaacctctcgccattaccaataacagaggatacaacaaaacatgctaacctctcaccattaccaataacagaggctacaacaaaaacatactaacctctcaccattaccaaaaaAAGAGaccacaacaaaacatgctaacctctcaccattaccaataacagaggctacaacaaaacatgctaacctcttaccattaccaataacagaggctacaacaaaacatgctaacctctcaccattaccattaacagaggctacaacaaaacatgctaacctctcaccattaccaataacagaggatacaacaaaacatactaacctctcaccattaccaataacagaggatacaaccaaacatgctaacctctcaccattaccaattacagaggatacaacaacaaaacatactaacctctcaccattaccaataacagaggatacaaccaaacatgctaacctctcaccattaccaataacagaggatacaacaaaacatgctaacctctcaccattaccactaacagaggctacaacaaaacatactaacctctcaccattaccaataacagaggatacaacaaaatatactaacctctcaccattaccaataacagaggatacagcaaaacatgctaacctctcaccattaccagtaacagagactacaacaaaacatactaacctctcaccattaccaataacagaggctacaacaaaaacatactaacctctcaccattaccaaaaagagagactacaacaaaacatgctaacctctcaccattaccaatagcagaggctacaacaaaacatgctaacctctcaccattaccaataacagaggctacaacaaaacatgctaacctctcaccattaccaataacagaggctacaacaaaacatgctaacctctcaccattaccaataacagaggatacaacaaaacatactaacctctcaccattaccaataacagaggatacaacaaaacatgctaacctctcaccattatcaataacagaggatacaacaaaacatgctaacctctcaccattaccaataacggaggatacaacaaaacatactaacctctcaccattaccaataacagaggctacaacaaaacatactaacctctcaccattaccaataacagaggctacaacaaaacatgctaacctctcaccattaccaataacagagactacaacaaaacatgctaacctctcaccattaccaataacagaggatacaacaaaacatgctaacctctcaccattaccaattacagaggatacaacaacaaaacatactaacctctcaccattaccaataacagaggatacaaccaaacatgctaacctctcaccattaccaataacagaggatacaacaaaacatgctaacctctcaccatgaccattaacagaggctacaacaaaacatattaacctctcaccattaccaataacagaggatacaacaaaatatactaacctctcaccattaccaataacagaggatacaacaaaacatgctaacctctcaccattaccaataacagagactacaacaaaacatactaacctctcaccattaccaataacagaggctacaacaaaaacatactaacctctcaccattaccaaaaaCAGAGACTACAactaaacatgctaacctctcaccattaccaataacagaggctacaacaaaacatgctaacctcttaccattaccaataacagaggctacaacaaaacatgctaacctctcaccattaccaataacagaggctacaacaaaacatgctaacctctcaccattaccaataacagaggctacaacaaaatatgctgacctctcaccattaccaattaATAGAggttacaacaaaacatgctaatctctcaccattaccaataacagaggatacaacaaaacatgctaacctctcaccattaccaataacagaggctacaacaaaaacatactaacctctcaccattaccaaacagagcctacaacaaaacatgctaacctctcaccattaccaataacagaggctacaacaaaaacatactaacctctcaccattaccaaaaacagagactacaacaaaacatactaacctctcaccattaccaataacagaggctacaacaaaacatgctaacctctcaccattaccaataacagaggatacaacaaaacatgaaaacctctcaccattaccaataacagtggatacaacaaaacatactaacctcacaccattaccaataacagaggctacaacaaaacatactaacatctcaccattaccaataacagaggctacaacaaaacatgctaacctctcaccattaataatagcagaggctacaacaaaacatgctaacctctcaccattaataataacagaggctacaacaaaacatgctaacctctcaccattaataataacagaggctacaacaaaacatgctaacctctcaccattaataataacagaggctacaacaaaacatgctaacctctcaccattaccaataagaggctacaacaaaacatgctaacctctcaccattaccaataacagaggctacaacaaaacatgctaacctctcaccattaccaataacagagactacaacaaaacatactaacctctcaccatcaacctcaaataaaaggtgacatttgtACTGTCTCCTAATATGAAACATTACATCTCAAACCCAAAATGCTGGAGAATAGCACCACATTTAAAATTttaagcttcactgtccaaacacatatggtgtTTACTATgtgtgcctggtaaacacatgtggatctggtgaacagtcatcacttgttgaccaactacaggaatactgacctcagagtctccagtttacagtggggattccccagtccagcagagagcagcttcactcctgaatccttcaggtcattgttactcaggtccagctctctcaggtgtgaggggtttgactccagagctgggaccagagaagcacagccttcctctgtgactagacagcctgacagcctgcaaagagtcaaataattttaaaatcacactgctattctttggtggtgaaaatagtggcagtatatttttTCAACATATTCAGATATGTCAGTGTCCTGAAACCTTCCATATCTATTCATAAATGAATGTATCATTATTAGAAATTACAAATGATCAAAGTATTGCCTGCAGATAGAAACATGTATAGTACAAATATTATagtagactgaccagaccagtttaaaaagcagaatcagtcagaagacagacagtgaggaatcagatttagattgtattgagtatacagaccacaccatatctatttagacagtgaggtatcagatttagattgtattgagtatacagtccacaccatatctattttgaCAGTGAAGCTAACATTTCAAATGTGTCTCTATTCTccaacattttggatttgaggTCAAATGTTTCATTTGAGGTGACAGTTTATAATGTcacctttaatttgagggtattttaagacatatgtgtttcactattaaaaatgaaaacaatTTATATTTCCAGTCTCCCCATTTGAAGAAGTCTTAAGTATTCTGAACAATTCAATCATAGTGtattaaaatagtcaaaaattTAGTTTTTTGTCATAAACTCGTTggttgcatttgcagtttgttttggttgtgttttgccCAATAATAAAATGGTGGATGATGAGTGGAGTACTTTTCTGTCTAAGAGAGTAGATAACATGTTTCTAAACAATAATAAATTAATCCTGATGATACCTTGATTAAGAAAAATCATGAAAGAAtcatgaataataatgagtgagaaagttaccaataacagagactacaacaacacatgctaacctctcaccattaccaataacagaggctacaacaaaacatactaacctctcaccattaccaataacagaggctacaacaaaacatgctaacctctcaccattaccaataccagagactacaacaaaacatgctaacctctcaccattaccaataacagaggctacaacaaaacatgctaacctctcaccattaccaataacagaggctacaacaaaacatgttaaCTTCTCACCATtgccaataacagaggctacaacaaaacatgctaacctctcaccattaccaataacagaggctacaacaaaacatgctaacctctcaccattaccaataacagaggttacaacaaaacatgctaacctctcaccattaccattaccaataacagaggggatctttgtgcctctgtaactttctcattcatcattattcacgattcattcctGATTATTCATCATCatagtagcatccacatgaatgtagaagtgttcagaaacatcttctattCTTACTGACAAAACAAgtgaagtgactccaaaatgacaggacattattcaccattcagtttctattaggaaaaacatccaaaacacaaccaagacaaacTGAATTCAGCAAGTTAGTAgaatcacaagcttgatgtaatcactgCAGGcatggaatatgggaccaaatactaaacttctgattactttaatacactataagtgaataTAACCAAATAATTACGACTTTTCAAATGGGagaactacatacataaagtacTTTCATATCTGataatactgacctcagagtctccagtttacagtggggattccccagtccatcagagagcagcttcactcctgaatccttcaggtcattgttactcagatccagctctctcaggtgtgaggggtttgacctcagagctgagaccagagaagcacagccttcctctgtgactccacagcctgacagcctgacaaagagatcatcatgacttcacaaacacactgttaaTTTAACGAGTAGTGTAGAAGGACAATGGCAGATGCATTTGGTTTATTCTCTCAAACAACATAAAGATTCATCCTCTGTCTTCTAGAATCGTATGGTCATAATGGTATACTAATGTGAAAATCAATGAATTTATTCAATATGTTATTCAATATAATATTATACACATATTATAATACATATTTTTCTCTAAACTGAATATTTCTTCCTGATGATTAGTTCTTAAATGTCATTTTATTTACTCACAGAACAGctctggaggctttgaccactggcagcagcctcagaagaccttcctctgatctggagtatttcttcaggtcaaacacatccagctccttttctgaagtcagcaacacaaagaccagagctgaccactgtgcaggtgaCAGGTTGGGTTTTGAGACACTTCCTGAGCTCAGGAAgctttggatctcctccactagagaatggtcattcagttcattcagacagtggaacagattgatgctCCTCTCTGGAGAGGGATTCTTCCTGATCTTCTCCTTGATGTACTTGACTGTTTCTTCATGGCTCTGTGAGCTGCTTCTTGTCTTTGTCAGGAGACCTTGTAAGtgcttctgattggactccagtgagaggcccagaaggaagcggaggaaaaggtccaggtttcCTGTCTCACTTTGTAAGGCTTTATCCACAGCACTCTTGTAGAAAGTAACTTCAGGCTCGTCGTTTGTTTGCAGTTTGTCCATAAGATtctcattgttgttgatgaatgagaggaacacatatacagcagccagaaactcctgaatgctcagatgtacgaagcagtacaccttgtcctggtacagcacacattcctctttaaagagCTGTGTGCACAATCCTGAGTACACTGAGGCTTCACTGACATCAATGCCAGCCtctttcaggtcttcttcatagaaaatcagattgcccttcacaagctgttgaaaagccagttttcccagtgacagaatgctctctttattccagtgtggacctgtctcttctttcccaagatacttttcattcttctgtttggtatgaaaatccacaaggtgtgtgtacatctcagtcagagtcttgggcatctcttctctcttatgtttcagcatgtgttcaaggactgttgcagaaatccaacagaagactggaatgtggcacatgatgtggaggctccttgatgtctttatgtgtgagatgattctgctggccaggtcctcattactgaatctcttcctgaagtattcctccttctgtgggtcattgaaccctcgtacctctgtcacctggtcaacacaccctgaagggatcttattggctgctgcaggccgggtagttatccagaggagagcagagggaagcagatttcccttgatgagatttgtcagcagaacatccactgaggttgactctgtgacgtcacaacagatcttgttcttctggaagtctaggggcagtcggcactcatccagaccatcaaagatgaacagaactttgTACTTGTCGTAGTTGGAGATTCCTGAttgtttggtttccattgagaagtgattaagaagttcaatgaaagtgtgtttgtcctctttcatcaaattcagctcccgaaaagggaatgaaaatacaaattggacatcctgatttgcttttccttcagcccagtccagaatgaacttctgcacagagactgtttttccaatgccagcgactccctttgtcagcacagttctgataagtttgtcttgtccagttaagggtttgaagatgttgttacatttgattgcagtctctggtcttgcttgtttcctggttgatgtctcaatctgtctcagctcatgttcattattgacctctcctgttccaccctctgtgatgtagagctctgtgtagatcttattgagaagtgttgggtttccttgtttagcgatcccctcaaatacacattgaaacttcttctttagattagatttgagttcACGTTGGCAAATCACAGCAAGCTCATCTGAATCTAGAAATAACACAGAGGATATTAATATTACGTCTGTTTTAATACCTACAGTATTGAAGGACTGTTATAAAGTTTTACAttataataatttatttattataaAACACCATTCATCATGAGGCAGACAGCtcttacatttctccagtgtgtcagcaagctccttctggttcattttcctcaggacgtgcagtgtgatcttcagagccccctctctggcactgctctcctgcttctcatcttcagaatccaccacttccttatcctgcttctgactctcaaagccttctgggagttctggactaagaatcctcttgaacatctttagctcgttcttcacaaatgtcataattttctcttcaagcaactgaaataaataaagtaaataagtTAAGCAAGAGACTAAATGCTTTCTCATTAACACATTAATGAATGATTGACAGATCAACTTTACttgaggtaaacaaaaacaaatgtacataacaggaccacatacactgaatatgTAGTCCAGGTCTGTTTGATGACTCTGGGAAGACTGACCACTGAGAATCTCTGCCTCTGATCTCTCCTGTCGGTTTCTGTGGACAAAACATGAGATTACATCTCCTCATCCAgggagttcacacacacacacacacacacacacacacacacacacacacacacacacacacacacacacacacacatacacacacacacacacacacatacacacacacacacgcacacacacacacacacggagggaatgttgtgtttgtttaatattgttttaCGACTATGAAATTGGATAAAATGATTAGCCTATGGATTATGAAAACAACAATAAATGGGAAAATGGgaggagaaatgactagagacagtgttgtttaactcactgaccaggacccatgagttcttcttacctttgttcagtagaaaagtctcCCTCTCTAAATTGTAAAGGATGTTCCATAGACcagtcactcttcatggacacacagctgggtaaaggggaggctggtctctcctgcttgattgggcttcaacacaacagagacaaacattacatctctcatCTACTCTGAGCTCAGATGGGGAAACATAAGAAGAGCTATATATCAATTTTCAGAAATGTTCATAAATTTaagcttttattgtttaaagaagtTATGTTTATGTTAAGTTATGTTTTTTTGCTAAATGAGGAGATgacacgtgggtacctgcttctattaaccaatgaggagatggcacgtgggtacctgcttctattaaccaatgaggagatgacacgtgggtacctgcttctattaaccaatgaggagatggcacgtgggtacctgcttctataaaccaatgaggagatggcacgtgggtacctgcttctataaaccaatgaggagatggcacgtgggtacctgcttctataaaccaatgaggagatggcacgtgggaaCTGCTTCTTTAAACCAATGAGGAGTtgcagcgtcacaaatagaactgactacCAGACGCTCGTTGCAGTGCGCGAGCAGTGTGTCATTTTTAATAACAAAATTAATTTAGCGACGCGAGCGTTGTATTCAGTCTGTCAGCCCCGCTAAAAGGCTGGTGTCGTTACTCTAACTTCTCCGGGGGCATGTTGAGGTACATTTACTAACCGGGAGGGTTGAATGATGTAATTTATTGGAGGGCTGGAAGACGCACTCTCGAGGTTGTTTACTCGCAATATCAGATATTAAGATGATTTTTATAATGAATGTATACTGAGGTTGAGGTTCTGACTAGTGATTATTTACCCGGGGTTCAATACCTGCTATTGAGGCGCCCTGAAAATAATATTCAAAAGTTCGGTCCTTGGACACAGAGGGTTTAAACACTAAAGTTACCGTCCatctagtgaagagaggaggggttaaaCACTAAAGTTACCGTCCatctagtgaagagaggaggggttaaaCACTAAAGTTACCGTCCatctagtgaagagaggagaaccGGACAGAGGTAGCCAGCATCCGtcaacgagagagggagaagcccTCCACCGGGATTTAACAGGTGGAAGAAACAACCGGGGAGCTCCATCGGTCCACAAGAAATGCAGGCAGCCGGTGATGATGTAGTGGTAGCTATggtaactaggatgctgctggtagagtgGCTAGCTAActtaccgagctgtaccgactggctaggataactaggatgctgctggtagagtagctagctagcttaccgagctgtaccgactagctaggataactaggatgctgctggtagagtagctagctaacttatcTCTCGTCTCGATGATGAATCCGGTGAACCACAAAATGAAACAAGGATAGAGAGTGAAAAGGATCTGGCTACACTCACACTGTCCCTGACCGTAAAGAAAAAAGCAAATTGAACAATAAACTTCGGTGTCTCAACACTGTAACAAACTCCGTCGTTATTCCCCAAGATCACCTCAGTCCACTCTGCACGTAACCGGACAAAATCCTTGGCGCCACACCGAacggggacgcggacagttctgtacggggacgcggacagttctgtacggggacgcggacagttctgtacggggacgcagacagttctgtacggggacgcggacagttctgtacggggacgaggacagttctgtacggggacgcggacagttctgtacggggacgcggacagttccAGAACGCGGACATGATCAGTGCAACACAATCAACTAAACCCAGTCTTTACAGTGGGTTACATTAGTAatattcattttttattattatgtaaAACAAACATTCTATGTTTTTTTTATAACAATATGTTGAGATCTGGGTCCATATCGCCAATTTTTCAGAGGAGAAAATTGGTCATTTAAGTGCtgagaataaagacattttacaCTTATGGGTATAAGTGGGTGGGTAACTATGCATGAAGTCTCTCGTCCCACCTAGTCAGCAGATATTTAGGACACCTCGTGAGctgtcctaagtagttaagagttaacagcagctgtcctaagtagttaagagttaacagcaggtgtcctaagtagttaagagttaacagcaggtgtcctaagtagttaagagttaacatcaggtgtcctaagtagttaagagttaacagcaggtgtcctaagtagttaagagttaacagcaggtgtcctaagtagttaagagttaacagcaggtgtcctaagtagttaagagttaacagcaggtgtcctaagtagttaagagttaacagcaggtgtcctaagtagttttaagagttaacagcagctgtcctaagtagttaagagttaacagcagctgtcctaagtagttaagagttaacagcagctgtcctaagtagttaagagttaacagcagctgtcctaagtagttaagagttaacagcaggtgtcctaagtagttaagagttaacagcaggtgtcctaagtagttaagagttaacagcaggtgtcttGATAATACTATAGAATAATGCAGTGAGTCAGTGGTTCCTGAGCCACATGTAATTGCTTTGTAGTAGTTAAAATAATGTTTGATATTTCTATATGATCAATCCATTAATAATATATGTATTGTGCTTTTGGCAATGATTTATGTATAATAATTACAATAAGTCACACCATTTATGTCTGCACAGCATTTTGTCTACATTTTGACAGATTAACTCAGGTTTTCGCCCAGCGGCTAAGGAGTTGGTGCTGTGGCCAAAAGGTGGCTGGTTCTAATCCCAGGCCGGGTGCTGGAATAAATGGGTGGACTTGTTCTGACcactggagggctgctgggttccCATCCTCAAAACATTAACCTTTCGTTGATCAGAACTCTAGAGGTTCTTcttcactgaaccaaaatatatatatatatatatatatatatatatatatatatatatatatatatatatatatatataatgttttagTGGTTCTAAACATTAAGGAAGTGATAGaagcctttttggttctagaAGGAACCTTCTGTTCTAAGAGTGTATAATAATAAACACGTTGTTCTTCTGATTATTTAATTATCTACATCATGTTATTTGAGAGTgtataatacatatatatataatgttttagTGGTTCCATATATTAAGGAAGTGATAGaagcctttttggttctagaAGGAACCTTCTGTTCTAAGAGTGTATAATAACAAACACGTTGTTCTGATTATTTAATTATCTACATCATGTTATTTCAAGTTCTCCCTTTGGAGCACAACATCATGTTGTTAAATAATAATCCTAAATTGGGCATGGATATAAATGGTAATAAAAGGCATCTAGGGTGTAATACGTGTTCAATGAATATGAACATTGTATTCAACGTTGTAGGCAACATTATTGGCAAGGGACTTGATACCTACTATGCCAAAGATATTTAGAGTTGTTAAACGGGTGTGAAGAGTGTGTTGATATAACGGTTATATTGTCTAAAAGATGCATTCCATTATATTAGGTAATAATTAAGAGTAGGCAAAGTGGTCGTGTCATGTGAAAATTCTATCAAATGTTTAACATTACAACGAGTACAGTCAGGGTGCAGTACCTCcccagaccccggattgagaacccctgcagtacctccccAGACCctggattgagaacccctgcagtaccactgccgaccccggattgagaacccatGCAGTACCACCCCAGaacccggattgagaacccctgcagtacctccacagacaccggattgagaacccctgcagtacctccacagaccccggattgagaacccctgcagtacctccacagaacccctgatttagcagatgctcttatccagagtgatttacagtaagTGCTTTCATCATAATTAAGATAGCTAcgtgagtgtatatatatatagatattttagttagatttgttaaaaatctgagaacagtaatattgaAGCATATATAAGCAACCATTTCTGATTAAAAAACAAATGTGaacattttggaaataaactcatAAGAATGATATCAAAAATTGTCATCTCACCTCTTAGCTTTGGTGTCAtgttccccagagagactcattttagaggcagggcccccctcctttctctccccagagagactcattttagaggcagggcccccctcctttctctccccagagagactcattttagaggcagggcccccctcctttctctccccagagagactcattttaaagcactgacccctaaacagagatccaaaatgttggttgtggttaacacagtaatTATTTAATGTCAATTGTTATCATTTATTATTTTTCTCTTATAAAACATTTACTAACAGACATATAAACAATCATATGATTTAATGCATCACATGAACATGTAGTTGTGACATTTCATCCATGTAaaaataataagtcactgtttgttaaggtagttatagacagtacagcaacaacaataataataataataataataataataataataataataataataataataagtcactgtttgttaaggtagttatagacagtacagtaaCACAAGGTCATGTCTCACACTTATTTTTATTCATTAAAAGTGGCTGTTTATTGTCTTTCAATCTGTTATTTTCTAAATGTATCTGAGAATACAGACAGAAAGGCTAAAACGGACATGATTGATCTGAGGGGGAAATCTTTGATCCATTCAGAAAGTTTATTTGCAACAAGTTAGAGattttatattatgtaaagtagactaggttataatgtatagtagtgggttggtagtgatatgtagatgttatatcatgtaaagtagtctaggttataatgtataatagCAGTTTGTTAGAAATATGCAGATC
Above is a window of Oncorhynchus clarkii lewisi isolate Uvic-CL-2024 unplaced genomic scaffold, UVic_Ocla_1.0 unplaced_contig_11072_pilon_pilon, whole genome shotgun sequence DNA encoding:
- the LOC139393690 gene encoding NLR family CARD domain-containing protein 3-like, which encodes MKSDWSMEHPLQFREGDFSTEQRNRQERSEAEILSGQSSQSHQTDLDYIFSLLEEKIMTFVKNELKMFKRILSPELPEGFESQKQDKEVVDSEDEKQESSAREGALKITLHVLRKMNQKELADTLEKYELAVICQRELKSNLKKKFQCVFEGIAKQGNPTLLNKIYTELYITEGGTGEVNNEHELRQIETSTRKQARPETAIKCNNIFKPLTGQDKLIRTVLTKGVAGIGKTVSVQKFILDWAEGKANQDVQFVFSFPFRELNLMKEDKHTFIELLNHFSMETKQSGISNYDKYKVLFIFDGLDECRLPLDFQKNKICCDVTESTSVDVLLTNLIKGNLLPSALLWITTRPAAANKIPSGCVDQVTEVRGFNDPQKEEYFRKRFSNEDLASRIISHIKTSRSLHIMCHIPVFCWISATVLEHMLKHKREEMPKTLTEMYTHLVDFHTKQKNEKYLGKEETGPHWNKESILSLGKLAFQQLVKGNLIFYEEDLKEAGIDVSEASVYSGLCTQLFKEECVLYQDKVYCFVHLSIQEFLAAVYVFLSFINNNENLMDKLQTNDEPEVTFYKSAVDKALQSETGNLDLFLRFLLGLSLESNQKHLQGLLTKTRSSSQSHEETVKYIKEKIRKNPSPERSINLFHCLNELNDHSLVEEIQSFLSSGSVSKPNLSPAQWSALVFVLLTSEKELDVFDLKKYSRSEEGLLRLLPVVKASRAVLLSGCGVTEEGCASLVSALRSNPSHLRELDLSNNDLKDSGVKLLSDGLGNPHCKLETLRLSGCLVTEEGCASLVSALRSNPSHLRELDLSYNHPGDSGVRLLSAGLEDPHCRLEKLNVEHGGENRIKPGLRKYVCDLTLDPNTVNRRLSLSEENRKVTCRREKQPYPDHPERFEDWKQVLCREGLTGRCYWEGEWIGEGAVIGVTYKGINRRGRGWGEDCCLGYNDKSWSLVCNDNSYSAYHNNNLTTIDVPSSSSHRVGMYLDWPAGTLSFYRASSDTLTHLITFTSTFTEPIYPGFGVSFDGDSVSLCL